From the genome of Variovorax sp. RA8, one region includes:
- a CDS encoding SGNH/GDSL hydrolase family protein, whose protein sequence is MLLDFILSSRLFNWFFGTMHGRDERIDAAAARGALSAFAFAVLAGCGGGGGGSGGAPMALLPAAPKEQPAEQPIKPPPICSVTLYGDSILHGGTVAGQLLETPAAAIQRMRPMYRLVDRSRNGDSVLLRLPSFLADQIDTRFVVIEHGMNDAGNGFDYREPLRSMVQRVKALKATPVVTGLSHVRGAPAWRDTYDALARQVATEEGAIFADWGAAPYSDADMADDVHPAQAYSTRLVDKLVRALDAAAPECQS, encoded by the coding sequence TTGCTCGACTTCATTCTCTCGTCGCGCCTGTTCAACTGGTTCTTCGGCACCATGCACGGCCGCGACGAGCGCATCGATGCGGCGGCCGCCCGCGGCGCCCTCTCCGCCTTCGCGTTCGCCGTCCTCGCCGGCTGCGGAGGCGGTGGCGGTGGAAGTGGCGGCGCCCCCATGGCGCTGCTGCCGGCCGCGCCCAAGGAGCAGCCCGCCGAGCAGCCGATCAAGCCCCCACCGATCTGTTCGGTGACCCTCTACGGGGACTCCATCCTGCACGGCGGCACCGTTGCCGGGCAGCTGCTCGAGACCCCGGCCGCAGCCATCCAGCGCATGCGCCCTATGTACCGGCTGGTCGATCGCTCGCGAAATGGTGACTCTGTGCTTCTTCGCTTGCCGAGCTTTCTTGCCGATCAGATAGACACCCGGTTCGTCGTGATCGAGCACGGCATGAACGACGCCGGCAACGGCTTCGACTACCGCGAGCCGCTGCGCTCCATGGTCCAGCGCGTGAAGGCCCTCAAGGCGACGCCCGTCGTCACTGGCCTATCGCATGTGCGCGGCGCGCCGGCTTGGCGCGATACCTACGACGCCCTGGCGCGTCAGGTGGCCACCGAAGAGGGCGCGATTTTCGCGGACTGGGGCGCCGCGCCGTACTCCGACGCCGACATGGCCGACGACGTGCATCCAGCCCAGGCATACAGCACACGCCTTGTCGATAAGCTTGTGCGCGCCCTGGACGCTGCAGCTCCGGAGTGCCAGTCTTGA